A single Besnoitia besnoiti strain Bb-Ger1 chromosome Unknown contig00050, whole genome shotgun sequence DNA region contains:
- a CDS encoding uncharacterized protein (encoded by transcript BESB_063980): protein MTIMLSALSIVVSSVYLKNQHLYTSCTNIMTFTLVVAFLMLVCTEYLGLSLYINDNAFGNGLFILTGIHFSHVIVGAILVFFTQSIYSSLVTYMPTSSIMLSKSKGMLCKIFTEPFTILYLHFVETMWILIHITFYL from the coding sequence accatcatgttaagtgcattaagtatagtggtatccagcgtatatttgaaaaaccaacatttgtatacaagctgtacgaatatcatgacattcactttggtagtcgccttcttaatgttagtctgtacggaatacttaggactatctctttatattaatgataatgcatttggtaatggacttttcatcttaactggtatacattttagccatgttattgttggagctatccttgtattcttcactcaaagtatctatagttctttagttacttacatgcctacaagctctataatgctaagcaaatctaaaggtatgttatgcaagatctttacagaaccattcactattttatatctacactttgtagaaaccatgtggatattaatccacattacattctatctctaa
- a CDS encoding uncharacterized protein (encoded by transcript BESB_063990), with translation MSAHYSLVIEQDSFVPYLPYYLIGLIFLQTAFGLIELSHPDNSIPVNRFVTPLHIVPEWYFLAYYAVLKVIPSKTGGLLVFMSSLINLALLSEIRALNTRMLIRQHFMTRNVVSGWVIIWVYSMIFLIIIGSAIPQATYILYGRLATIVYLTTGLVLCLY, from the exons atgtcggctcattactcccttgttattgaacaagattca tttgttccctatctaccatattatctaattggtttaattttcttacaaacggcttttggtttgattgaattatcgcacccagataactccataccagtgaaccggtttgtaactccgcttcatatcgtacctgaatggtactttttagcatattatgcggtgttaaaagtaatcccatccaaaaccggtggtttgttagtatttatgtcctctctcattaacttagctcttttatctgaaattcgagctttgaatactcgaatgttgatacgacaacattttatgactcgaaatgtagtcagtggatgggtaattatttgggtatacagtatgatcttcttgattattattggtagtgctattccacaagcgacttatatcttatatggtagattagctactatcgtatatcttactaccggattggttctatgcttatactaa
- a CDS encoding uncharacterized protein (encoded by transcript BESB_064000), with amino-acid sequence MSLFRAHLVFYRCALNLNSSYNFGFLVAITFVLQIITGITLAFRYTSEASCAFASVQHLVREVAAGWEFRMLHATTASFVFLCILIHMSRGMYNSSYSYLTTAWMSGLVLYLLTIATAFLGYVLPWGQMSFWGATVITNLLSPIPYLVPWLLGGYYVSDVTLKRFFVLHFILPFVGCILIVLHIFYLHLNGSSNPAGIDSALKVAFYPHMLMTDAKCLSYLIGLIFLQTAFGLIELSHPDNSIPVNRFVTPLHIVPEWYFLAYYAVLKVIPSKTGGLLVFMSSLINLALLSEIRALNTRMLIRQHFMTRNVVSGWVIIWVYSMIFLIIIGSAIPQATYILYGRLATIVYLTTGLVLCLY; translated from the coding sequence atgagtctattccgggcacacctcgtcttttatcggtgtgctctcaatctaaattcatcttataactttggtttcttagttgcaattacctttgtactccaaataattacaggtatcactttagcgttccgatatacttctgaagcatcttgtgcatttgctagtgttcaacatctagttagagaggtagcagcaggatgggaatttaggatgttgcatgcaacaactgcttctttcgtcttcttgtgtatcttaatacacatgtctcgaggtatgtataactccagctatagttatttaactactgcttggatgtctggtttagttttatatctacttactatagccactgctttcctcggttatgtactaccatggggacagatgagtttctggggtgctacagtcattactaatctcctttctccaataccatatttagtaccttggttactcggtggatactatgtatctgatgtaacattaaaacgattctttgtattgcactttatattaccttttgtaggttgcattctaattgtattacacatcttctatttacatttaaatggttctagtaaccctgcaggtattgattccgcacttaaagtagccttctatcctcatatgttaatgaccgatgctaaatgtctatcctatctaattggtttaattttcttacaaacggcttttggtttgattgaattatcgcacccagataactccataccagtgaaccggtttgtaactccgcttcatatcgtacctgaatggtactttttagcatattatgcggtgttaaaagtaatcccatccaaaaccggtggtttgttagtatttatgtcctctctcattaacttagctcttttatctgaaattcgagctttgaatactcgaatgttgatacgacaacattttatgactcgaaatgtagtcagtggatgggtaattatttgggtatacagtatgatcttcttgattattattggtagtgctattccacaagcgacttatatcttatatggtagattagctactatcgtatatcttactaccggattggttctatgcttatactaa
- a CDS encoding uncharacterized protein (encoded by transcript BESB_064040) yields MSLFIRFELYSSGSRIICTETIATYNVIITIHGLAMIFMFLMPALYGGYGNFFVPIYIGGSEVVFPRTNAISYFLVPLGSVLLTQSICSEFGSGLGWTMYPPLSTSLMVLNPEATDWIIGGLAVLGISSILSSINFLGTCVFMGSNAGAKNYILYIWAIIFTALMLVFTLPILTGGLVMILLDLHVNTEFYDSMYSGDSVLYQHLFWFFGHPEVYILILPAFGVVSQTLSMYAARSVFGGQSMILAMGCISILGSLVWAHHMMTVGLEVDTRAYFSAMTIMIAIPTGTKIFNWLGTYMASHTTTRTVDLWAALSFILLFTLGGTTGVVMGNAGMDIALHDTYYIVAHFHFVLSLGAVLATICGFIFYSRDMFGDTVNLFHVNTGASPYLSIWFVVFLGSILLIFIPMHILGFNVMPRRIPDYPDYLCYINTWCSIGSISTIVIILTMLC; encoded by the coding sequence atgtctttgtttattcgatttgagttatacagttctggatcgcggatcatttgtacagagacgatagctacttataatgtgataataacgatacatggcctagctatgatctttatgttcttaatgcctgctttgtacggaggatatggtaacttctttgtaccaatatatattggtggttcggaagtcgttttcccaagaactaacgcgatctcctattttctagtaccattaggttctgtgttgttaactcaaagtatttgttccgagtttggtagtggtcttggttggacaatgtatcctccactaagtactagcttgatggtgttaaatccagaggcaactgattggattatcggaggtcttgcagtactaggaattagtagtattttaagttctattaacttccttggtacttgcgtcttcatgggttctaatgctggtgctaagaactatattctatatatctgggctatcatatttactgcccttatgttagtcttcactctacctattcttactggtggattagttatgatccttcttgatctacacgtaaacactgaattttatgattctatgtattctggtgatagtgtactttatcaacatctattctggttcttcggacatccagaggtatacattctaattttacctgcttttggtgtagtctcgcagacattatctatgtatgctgctagatctgtcttcggtggacaatctatgatcttagctatgggttgtatttctattctaggttccttagtatgggcacatcatatgatgacagtcggtctagaggtagataccagagcttatttctctgctatgactattatgattgcaattcctaccggtactaagattttcaactggttaggtacctatatggctagccatacaactacaagaactgtagatctatgggctgctcttagttttatcctattgtttactctaggtggtactacaggtgtagttatgggtaacgctggtatggatattgccctacatgatacatactatattgtagctcatttccatttcgtattatctcttggtgcagtactagctactatatgtggctttatcttctatagcagagatatgttcggagatactgtaaatctattccatgtaaataccggtgcttctccatatttaagcatctggtttgtagtcttcttaggtagtatcttattaattttcatccctatgcatatacttggtttcaacgttatgccaagaaggataccagattaccctgattatctttgttatattaatacatggtgttcaattggttctatatccacaatagttatcatcttaactatgctctgctaa